Part of the Paenibacillus guangzhouensis genome is shown below.
ACTTCTTGTGGTAGGGTTAGAAAATCCTTATTATGACGCGGTTTTTTAATCATTTGCCCTAACAAAACGAAAAACATGTACAAGTCCATCCTTCAACTGAAAAAGGATGAATTCTCGTACATGTCGTTTCTGTTTAATCGCATTCGTAGATCGATTCATTCGTATTCTCCATCTGTGTCTGGGATCGGTACTCTAAAGGCGTCAATCCTGTATGCTTCTTAAACGTCCGAATAAAGCTGCGTGTATTCAGATATCCAACGGCTTCTGCTATCTCGTTTACTTTCATATCCGTACCTGCTAGGTGTTCCTGGGAAGCATTCATTCGGATGCCAATGAGATAATCAATGAAGTTGCTTTCCGTATGTTCCTTGAACAGTTTACTGATATAGGTTGAGCTTAAATGGAATTCTTGAGCCAGCTTGTCTAACGTAAGGTCATGTTCATGATAGTGTTCTACGATATAGATAAGAATTTTGTCAACGGTCTCGTTACTGCCTCTTTGAATGCGCTTTGCTTTGATTTTGGATGCCATCTCCTCAAGAAATTGGAAGACGAGCCTCTCCATTTCTTGCAATTTACCGCTCCGGTTGATGAGCTCATACATGCGCTCTAGTTGGCTCTTCGATTCATGGAGGTCGATCCCTGTGGAACTCACTGACTGTACTGACTTGACGATCAGATCAAAGGAAAGCTGGCGTATTAGATCAGGGGACAAATTTCGATCCATTGCTTCGCGAAACGTTTCTTGTACATATGCTTGTAATTTCACTGAATCTGTCAGTTTTAGCGCATCCGTAATGCGATCTGCCATACGCATGAGACGATAATAATCTTGGCTATCCAGGGGTTGCAGGTCTTCAATAGAGATGACAGCGCGCCCCCCGAATACGATTTTGTAATGGAGAGCCTTTTGCGATTCGTCATACGACTTGGGAATATCCTTCATCTCACGATAACCTCGGCCAACACCGACGGTGATATCCAGACCGAATTGCTGCTTCACCGTATCGAGAATCAGCTCCATGATCGCAAGCGCACGTAAATGATTCTGCTCCCCATCCCCTTCCGCGAAACTGATAATGACTGCAGCGCGGCCTCCCCCAATATCAATCGCGATGCCTGCGTTCTCTGTATTGATCATTTCCTCTGCTGCATTGCAGAATACATACGTGTACAGCGTTTCATCCAGGGCGCTTAAGTCCATTCCCTCTTTGCTGATCTCCGCCGTACAGACAAGATATCGGTCTGGAAATAAATGAACGCCTATGAACTTCAAATGATGATGGATTGCCCAAAAATCTGTTCGATTGCCGACCAGCATATCCATCATCATTCTCCACTTCAGTACCGGCTTCGAGTCTCGAACATGCTGCTCAAGATGCTCTCGATCTAACAAGAGCTGATCGAATACACGTTCTAGATAAGGAAGTCCAACATTTGATCGTTCCTTTGTAGGCGTGATGTGATAAGTACCTGATATTTTTCCAATCAATTGATGAAGGGGTTTGAAGGTCCAACGACTCACGTAGAAAAGAACGATCAGCGCAAAAATGATCATACCGATTCCTAATGCGATCAGCAGATTGCGTGTCACCTTAAGCGGCTCATAGATTTGTGACTCTGGCACAATACTGATCAGTTTCCATCCTGTATAATTGGAGTCACGGTAAAAGATCGATTGACGAACATGATTGAGCTCACCGGTCAAGGTTCCGCTTCCTTTCATGGAGAGCACGTCCTTGAGATGAGGAAGCTCTTTGATATTACGGTAGATTTGCGTTTTATCATCGTGGGTGACAATATTTCCATCGTTATCGATAATGAACATATGACCAATTTTACGGTCTTCGTAAACAGCATTCACCATATCGTATATGACTTTTTCATTGATGTTGACCGCAACGATTCCCTTGCGATACCCAGGACCGCTGATCGTTGGATAGGATCTCACTAAAGTGATGACGTCATTGGTAGAGTTACCATCCGAAATCTGATGTGTGGTTAACCACTTGAAATAAACTGGCATATCCAAATAACGACCCAACCAGTTATGAACCGGAGGGGTATCCTTCATGTAAGCTTTATCTGTCAACAAGTGACCGCTTACAGCAGAATAGACAAATATAGATGAGAACTGAGGATTTGTATTAATGAACTCTCGCAGCTTGGCGTTTAACCCATAGAAATTGCTATACTTTTGGCCTTCATCTTTATAACTGTCATACATAAAATAGACAAACTCGAGATCATTCATTAGCGTTAGCAAATCTTTCTCCGTCTGGCGAAAAGTTACCTCCATTTTTTGATCCACTTGTTTCAATAAGGCAAGGTTCGTATCATTTAGATCATTACCTAATTTCCCTACCGTTCCAATGTAAGATAACCCAAAGGTCAGTGTGATGATCACTAAAAAAACGGCCCCATAAATCAACATCACTTTCGTCGACAGGCTGAACTTCATCATCGATTTACCTCCGATTGAGACCTCTAGCGGATCAGATCCCACCTACGTGAATGTCAGGATATCTTCTATTTTATTCATATGCTTGTATCCCTCTAACATTCGTTCGATCAGGTTGATCCCCTAACGATCAGGTTACCGGAAAAAAGTACAGGGT
Proteins encoded:
- a CDS encoding helix-turn-helix domain-containing protein — protein: MMKFSLSTKVMLIYGAVFLVIITLTFGLSYIGTVGKLGNDLNDTNLALLKQVDQKMEVTFRQTEKDLLTLMNDLEFVYFMYDSYKDEGQKYSNFYGLNAKLREFINTNPQFSSIFVYSAVSGHLLTDKAYMKDTPPVHNWLGRYLDMPVYFKWLTTHQISDGNSTNDVITLVRSYPTISGPGYRKGIVAVNINEKVIYDMVNAVYEDRKIGHMFIIDNDGNIVTHDDKTQIYRNIKELPHLKDVLSMKGSGTLTGELNHVRQSIFYRDSNYTGWKLISIVPESQIYEPLKVTRNLLIALGIGMIIFALIVLFYVSRWTFKPLHQLIGKISGTYHITPTKERSNVGLPYLERVFDQLLLDREHLEQHVRDSKPVLKWRMMMDMLVGNRTDFWAIHHHLKFIGVHLFPDRYLVCTAEISKEGMDLSALDETLYTYVFCNAAEEMINTENAGIAIDIGGGRAAVIISFAEGDGEQNHLRALAIMELILDTVKQQFGLDITVGVGRGYREMKDIPKSYDESQKALHYKIVFGGRAVISIEDLQPLDSQDYYRLMRMADRITDALKLTDSVKLQAYVQETFREAMDRNLSPDLIRQLSFDLIVKSVQSVSSTGIDLHESKSQLERMYELINRSGKLQEMERLVFQFLEEMASKIKAKRIQRGSNETVDKILIYIVEHYHEHDLTLDKLAQEFHLSSTYISKLFKEHTESNFIDYLIGIRMNASQEHLAGTDMKVNEIAEAVGYLNTRSFIRTFKKHTGLTPLEYRSQTQMENTNESIYECD